In the Bacteroidota bacterium genome, TGGCGGTGCACATGGCGCTTTTACCTGGGGTGTACTCGACCGTTTGCTGGAAGAGGAAGAAATTGTTGCGGAAGGAATTTGCGGCACGAGCGCGGGCGCAGTGAATGCGGTGGTGCTCGCATACGGGTTGCACATGGGCGGACCGGGCCGCGCGAAAGAAATGCTCGAAGAATTGTGGAAGAAGATCGCGCAATACGGAAGTTATCTTTTCAAACCTTCTACGTGGGATAAGACGATGAATTTCGGCGATCTCTATACTTCGCCGGGTTATCTTTTTTTCAATAGTATTTCGCAATCACTTTCTCCTTATCAGCTGAACCCGTTCAATTATAATCCGCTTCGTGATATCCTGAATGAACTGATCGATTTCAATGAACTGCGACGATACAATACAAAAAAATTATTTGTGTGCGCGACGAATGTGAAAACAAATCGCGCAAAAGTTTTTCATAACGATGAAATAACCGTGGAAGCCGTTCTTGCTTCTGCATGTCTTCCGCTTTTATTCCAGGCCGTGGAGATCGACGGAGAATTTTACTGGGACGGCGGCTATATGGGAAATCCTCCACTCACGCCGCTCATCACTGAAACAAATACGCGTGATGTTGTACTTGTAAAAATAAATTCCATCAATATCCGGACACTGCCTACCTCAGCGCGTGATATTGCCGAACGTGTGAATGAGATTTCGTTTAACAGTTCGCTCATCAATGAAATGCAGATGGTGCATTACCGGAATGAACTGATCCGAAAAGGCGTGACACTTCCCGAGCAGGACCGT is a window encoding:
- a CDS encoding patatin-like phospholipase family protein, with amino-acid sequence MALQGGGAHGAFTWGVLDRLLEEEEIVAEGICGTSAGAVNAVVLAYGLHMGGPGRAKEMLEELWKKIAQYGSYLFKPSTWDKTMNFGDLYTSPGYLFFNSISQSLSPYQLNPFNYNPLRDILNELIDFNELRRYNTKKLFVCATNVKTNRAKVFHNDEITVEAVLASACLPLLFQAVEIDGEFYWDGGYMGNPPLTPLITETNTRDVVLVKINSINIRTLPTSARDIAERVNEISFNSSLINEMQMVHYRNELIRKGVTLPEQDREIFVHCISGYDSLDHLSYSSKLNTSWEFLMHLKEEGRKTAGQWLLNDYDLVGVRSSFDVEEHFLKKY